The genomic stretch TGAGACTCAGCAGAAGGTGCCGTGGCAATCTTAGGTTCTGCCTTATGTAAACAGCTCGAGTTGTAAGTTCAGGTTCTGCTCCAGTGCATCAGTGGCTCTGTGTCCAGCAGCTGCTCAGTAGCTGGCAGGGTGCTGGGAGTCTGGCATGAGGTTTGTCCCTCTGCCTTAATCAGTGTGTGCTCCACCACAAAGTTGGCTACCTCTTGGTGGCTGTGGAGCAGGAACACAGTGGAATAGGAGCCCTACCTCTGTGGGTGCTGAGGCATGCCCCCTCTTTGCCTGTTCCATACTGGTCAGCAAGAGAAGCCAGTGTGTACCAATGTCTGTGTGCTCATTTGGAGCTTCCTGTAGTCTCTGTGCACTTGGTGGGAATGAATCAAAAGGCCTGGATCTCTTTGTTGTTTGAATCTGATGGCTAGTTATCCAGATTGATTTTCTCAGCAAATTGCAGTTATATTTCGTGGGCCTGTCAGAGTGATTGGTGACTTATGGGTGGAAGGAGCTTGTGGAGTCAGCTGACCCAAGTTTTAATTTGTCACATAGTAGCTCGGTGGCCTTGGGCAAGCTACTTAACTTTGCTCAGTTTcaatttctgtatttatatattgaaaaattCCTTGCTTACCTAgttttttgtgaggattaaaataataaaaagaatgcacAGTTCCAATCAGTGGTAGTGTGTGGTAGAGAATCATCACTTCAGGGACTGGCAAGGTGTGGAGGACATGCCAGTAGTCCAAGGGTGGCAATGATACCAGCCTGCAGTGGTGGTGTGAACTGAACACAGGTGGACTGAATCATTGCCCCCAGATGCTCAGGGAAAATCCTGGGACCTGGTCCCTCCAGTGTGGTCCCTGAGAGGACCTCGATCCCTTAAAGTACACAGGACACCCCAAGCAGGTGGGGTCAGCCTGATTTTAGCAATTTCATTCTGAGCCTTCTGTTCAGGATTCTAGAGTCTGTCACTTGAGCTCTTTTGGTCTAGGTTGTTCCTTTTATGTTATTTCCCTCTTCAtctgtgagtttttgaatttTGTCTTGTTCCTTTATTATTAGGCAAGCAAATAAGTATTtaccaaatatatgaaaaaaataagtaaaacttaGATAATtgcagggaagggggaagaaaatgaacacaaattCTTCATCTAGTTCTATAGTGTGATTTAGAAAATTTACAAAGTATTATCTATAAAGGACTTACAAGACTATTTTCCATGATAATTTGATTATCATTGGATCTTTTGAAACTGGCATTTAAAAACTCTGAGCTCTTGAGTGTACCTCAAGAGTCTTTCAGATCTATCTGTTCATTGCCTccaagcaaaataataataataatagcaaccaTGCCAAACCCTGTAAACCATGTGATTTCCCTCCATCTTAAGGCTTGCTAAGGCAACTATCTTACAACATTTAAAAGTAAGAACTATCAGTATTATCTCAAAATAAGGGAAAGTGTTTCCAATGAACATTTAATTGAAGGAAAGAAACTGCAGTGTAAGATCATGTTGAGGTTTTAAGCATTGCTCTGGTCCCACGTGGATAATTTTGGTGACTCTTTCAGGCAGTTCTTGCACACATTTTAACCTGTGGTTGGTTGTCTTGTGACTTAAGATAACCAGATTATCACGATTCCCAAAGTAAGCTAAGTACAAGTGAATAAACCTTGCTACTGTTAACGATTTTGATTAGTTCCTTTTGTAGCCTCATAtttctttttagttgtttttgataATGTTAGTTGCTCAGGCTCATGCCATTCTACAATAGTTCTAGTAGTAAGAGGTCTTTCTTTTAAGGATCTTTTTTGACTTTTTCATTACATTTCTATAGCCAGATCAAGTCAAATTCATGTGCACAAGTATGTCCAAGGAAATTAAGAACTGGTGCATGAAaagataggaaaacaattctaaatCCTAGCAGTGTCAAAAGCAAGTTTATAATACAGGCAAGTGCATTTACTCCTATACTTCTGTGTCTTTTTAGGGAGCAACATTTAAAAGGGAGCAAGAGTACCCATATCTAAACTGAATTCAAATGATTGGTTGATGTCCATTTCTCTTCTGTAGCTGGCTGATGACCGAATGGCCCTGGTGTCAGGCATCAGCCTAGACCCAGAAGCAGCAATTGGTGTGACAAAACGGTCACCTCCGAAATGGGTGGATGGAGTAGATGAAGTAAGTTGAATGTTAGTTtcacaacatattttaaaatatctgccaTATAAACTAGTTTGTCTAAGCTTTGCATTTATTCAAAGGAaaagttgtgtatgtgtgttaatgACTTTGCCTTTAGTTTTATCATTAGTAGCAACTACCTGAATTatagaaagaaagtgaaaaacttTACAACATAGAAGGATagttcttggttttattttgtttctggtaatttaaaataaaagttgctTACATGTCAGTGAGTTAGCAGGTTCACTAGATATGCACCTCTGTATTCTGAGTGTAGCTAATTGTCTTGGAGGCAGACAGATACCTGCCGGGCGTGAGTGGAGTTCTGGTGACTTCATTTGTTTAGATACAATATGATGTTGGCCGAATTAAACAGAAGATGAAAGAATTAGCCAGCCTTCACGACAAGCATTTGAACAGACCCACCCTGGATGACAGCAGTGAGGAGGAACACGCCATTGAGATAACCACCCAGGAGATCACACAGGTAAGGGCACAGGTTGGCCTTAGGGAAGTAGGTGACCAGCCCAGCCTTCCCATGACTTCCTCCAAAGCCCCAAAGTGTCTCTACTCTGAACTAGCTGGCGGACAGTTTCCTGGAGTTTTTTTGTCTAACCTACAGTTCTCAGAGGGACTTCCAGAGCCCCTCCACGAGGTTTCAGCATGTGTGTGTAATGTTTTTCTTGGAGGTGTAGGGACTATTTTTCAATTTGTTGGTAGATATTACTGaggattaattaaataaaaattaaattgagaACACTAAATAATTCagtcatttgattttaaaatgtgtaacttCCATCATAAAAACTTTAAAGTTTTTAtgctaaaatgtatttcttaaaaagaaacttagtattctagaaaatttttttgtaaaatgttaaACTTGACTAAGTTTTAAATGATATAGCTGAATATAGTTTAAGCTTTAGTGTTCGTATTTTTCCTTTGTCTCAGTCTCCTGTGTGCTAGTTCTCTGAATCCAAGTGTGTGAACCCTGGTTCCTAGCAGTGTAGTAGGGGCTTGGTGCTTAAGCAATCCCTCTGACTCCAGTGTTCTCACCTGTAAAGTGAGAATAAAAGTAATAATCGTTTCTGCTTTGTAGCATGCTTATatggattaaatgagaaaaatgcaaTAACAGCGGGAGATGTAACATAGCAGAATGTTTCTGTGTAGTGTGGGCACACAGAGGGGCTGAAGTGTAGTTTTAAGTCTTCCTGTTGTACAAATGAAGCCTCAGATCACTTTTACCTGACTATCTTGCTGTACACCAGCCCTGAGGAACTGAGGAACTCTTCTCCTCTCCCTACCAGGCTTGCTCTGAGCCCAGGCTCTTCTCTCAGCTCTTCCACAGGTGCCAGCGTGCTGTGCAGGCCCTGCCAAGTCGGGCCCACCGGGCCTGCTCAGAGCAGGAGGAGCGACTGCTGAGGAATGTGGTGGCCTCTCTAGCGCAGGCCCTGCAGGAGCTGTCCACCAGCTTCCGGCATGCACAGTCGGGCTACTTGAAACGTGAGTGCTGCTGGCCCTGTTTAAGGGATTTTGAGTAAGAAAAGaactggtttttgtttctttgcttcttttttgctACTGTTTCTGTTTTTAGCCCTGTACCTTTCAGTGTTACTTTTTGAGCACATTCACACcttctaaaacaaaatgaatcCCCTTCCCCACATGGAGCTTGGAGAGAAATGAAGGCATAGCTCCCAGTGCAGAGTGCAGAGAGGGGTGGGAAAAGGGCAACAGAATAGTTCACATCTAAGCAAATGGATTTATCCCAGGTCAAGCTCCCAAGAATTTGAAAATCAACCTAGCACATTAGGGAAACTTGTTGTTTTCTAGGTGTTGGAGTGTGGGGGGAGCTACTCACAAATAGGTAAAAGTCAGTTGCCCCCTAAAGTGACATTTGCATTACAGCTGCTCCAGAAGCCTTCCTGGGAGGAGGGCATAAACACCTCCAAACAGTGGGAAACCGAAGTGCTATATCCTCATCCTACTTACCCTGTGAATGGGGTTTCTCTTTATTGCCATTGTAATTGATAAGTCCTACCTGCACACACCCCCAAAATAGTCTTCCTTCCTCTGGCAACTggcttatttgtattttaattttattacttctgAAGTTTGATTAGGGCCATTTGGAATTCTTACTAGAGGTGTGCCTGAAGAGAAGTACTGAGCTCTTTCATGAATGCGTTGTAACAGTGGCCAGAATAAATGCTTGTGTCACTTGGAGATTTTCAGATGGCTGCATCAGTTCTAGTTCTGTCTTGCCTCAGCTGTGCACACGCAGTGTGCCTTTGTCTTGCAGAGCTCGGAAGCTCACGCATTGCTGCATGTGGGAATGTGGTGTTCTCCCCATATGGAGCTTTACTCTAGATCTCCCTGTTAATGGTGGAACAGTAGCCACGATGGTTTCCATATTTGAGTAAAGTGGATTCCTATCTATGATAGGCATGAAGAATCGAGAGGAAAGAGCCCAGCATTTTTTTGATACATCAGTACCACTAATGGATGATGGAGACGATAATACTCTGTGCGACCGGGTACGTGAAGGGGCTGCAAAGTGACTCCAGTGCATTTGCGCTCCATTCTGCTTTCCTCTCTTCCTAGACCTCTCTTGTGCAGTGCAAATGGAGCAGCTCTGCTATTGACTTGTGAGGCCAACGAGTAGGCCTTGCATCGGGCAGAAGAGCAGCCATACTGTTTCTCTCTGTAATCTGCTTTCTTGGGAAGAGCCCAGAGAAGTACACCATCCCTGAGCCCTCTCATGGCTGCAGACACGGGCTCTCTCTGCACCCCTGCTTTGGCCACAGCCCTGTGGGCCTCTGCTTTGGGGAGCTTGGGTCTTTCCTGTGGGGGAGGAATAAGTGCTCACGTATTGCTGTGTGCTTCACAGAGATGTTTTCAGGATTTACCTTCTCTAAATTATGTCTCAGCTCGCACACCATAGCTTTCCTGATGCGAGCTGTGCACTGCTGTTTTGCTAGGGCTTCACGGATGACCAGTTGGCGCTGGTGGAGCAGAGTACACTGATGGTGGAGGAGAGGGAACGCGAGATCCGTCAGATTGTGCAGTCCATTTCTGACCTGAACGAGATCTTCAGGGACTTAGGAACCATGATTGTAGAGCAGGTGCGTAGGTTCCCCCTCACCTATGTGTTTTCTTGCTGTGGAGTCTGTTCCTTCTTCAAAACTCTTTGATCCTGTGTTCCTtgtgtgcgtgtggtgtgtgaacagatatacacatatgtatttcaGTATTTACAAATTATATACATGGGCTACTGAGATTCCttataaaaatactaataaacctttttcagatttgaaaaagaaaaaagaatagaggtTCTAATATTCTCTGTCCTTGCCCAAAGGTGCTCAGGTGAGTACCCTGCTTTGGAGGCCTTGTTGATTCTGACCAAGCCTAGCACTGATTCTAGCAATATATAAGATTTCCCTTCTAATTTCAGCAGGTTATTGTGTAATGGCGATTGGAACCACTAGCTTTCAAGTAGAGTTAAATTGTTGTTCACTGTTAAAATCTGATTAGGGCATTTTATTATCTTGCCAGCAGGGATTTGGGTCCTGCTCCCCCTGAAACCAACTGCAGAATGGAGTGTTCAGGCTGCACAAGATCCAGTTACATTAATTACTCCTGTGTTTCCCAGTGAACTGCTGTCTCTCCTGATCCAGCATGTTTCCGATAAGAGCCCCATCCTCCCATGCCGTCCAGAGTTCCCTTCTTCCTGTAGGAACCAAGcgattaaataattaaaacagcTCTCCTTGAGGCCAGATCTTTCATTTTAGCTGGTGGACTGGAGCTTCCTGCGCTCTGCTCTGACCCATGGAGAGCCATGTCATGTTTGTAGACGTAATAGTTTGCAGGCTGATCACGGCTGGACAAGCTTTTAAGTGGCGTTCTCCGTTTGCCTTCATCCAAGTGTTTAAGCAGCAAGTGGGCACTGAAGCCGGCCCTTTGCCACACAGAACCTATTTCCGCTGAACTGTGTATTTTTTTAGCCTCAGCAAGTCTGAATGCAGCGTATCCTGTAGTGGCTTAAtccaaaaaagaaactttagtttgtcagtatttctttttcataagtTAGACCTTATTGCAATGAACACAGTACTCTGCTGCTGAGTAACTAACATTGCTTGAGTGGATTCCAGAGTTAGCAGTGTGGACCTTGAGCACATGGTTAGGTAAACAGATAACCACAGGTTATCTGTTTTTTTAACCCTGTGATTTGCATGTGTTGTGTTTGAAGTTCACACTCCCCAGCTGCAATTGCTGACTCTCCATAACTGTTCTTTATTACTTAGGGTACGGTCCTTGATAGAATTGATTACAACGTTGAACAGTCCTGCATCAAAACCGAAGATGGCTTGAAACAGCTCCACAAGGTAACGACATCTTTCAATGGTTAAGAATTTTAGGACCTGTTACCAAATCTCAAGAATTCCTACGAGGATTCCCTTCTGTCATACCTGTCCTCAGCATTGAAGTTTTTGATTGGCTCTCAGTACAGTTGTGTAGAAATGTACACCATCATCTCATTCACAGCCAACTGTGCGGCTTGCTGCCATTGTACTGCTGGTGGCCAGTCCATGTGTGCATTGCCCTGAGGTCAGATGTGGCTGAGCACTTCATTTGGTGACAACAAATCCTTAAGGGCCTAgggtctctttcctttctccagccTTTCCAAGTctttttgtttggtggtggtagtagGAGGGATCAGTAGAAGGGGCATTTGCTGAGTGTGTGTTGGTCTGCCATTGTGTTGCTGCTGACTGAGGCTCCTGGCGTTGGGACACACTGCTGCCGAGGTGTTGGTGGGAGCTGCTCTGGAAAGAAAAACAGTCTAGAGCACCCATTATTGCCACAGCAGGTCAGTGTCACCTCGAGTGCAGAAATGGTGGAATTGAGTGGCAGTGCTCCCATTCTTGCTAATGAGGTGCCTATTTCAGGATGTTTTCAtgatatttgttaatttatttctttaaaaaaaaaaatcaacggAGAGCATCTTAGAAATGTTGTAATCAGTTAGGAGAAACACTCTTGGGCTGCTGAGTGCTCGTATATAAGTGGGCACAAATTTCCCTTAAAAGGAATGTAACAATACTCACAGACAAAATAAATTCTGTCTACTTCCTTGTGTCGTTGAGACCCAGTGGTATTTCTAGCCCTGTTATGAGCATCTTCCCAATTCTCTAAGGTGCGTGTTGTTATTTTTCTGAAACTGGTTGTGTCCCATAGCAGAGGTGGCCATCTAATGGTATCCAGTTCAGAGTCCATCCTTGTGTGGTCTGACCAGAAATCCTTAATGGTCTTCCTTGTGCTGTAGCCTTGTGTGGTGGGAATGAGACCCAGCATAGCATGGGGAAGAGAAGTCTTGCTGTGTGTGCAGAGACTTCCTAAGTACTTTGGTTAAATTGGTTGCCGAGCCCTAGCTACTAAAAGTGTACCTAACTCTGTTAGCCAGGTTTTAATATGCTGCTTAATTATGCATTGGTTTTAAAGgttcttaaataaaaattagtgGAACATTTTTTGTATTATAACACAGACAAAGGAGAAACCTTCTCTGCAGGAACAAGCAAATCTACTGGGAACTAGGAATTTGCTTTGGGTTCTATTTTGTGAGTCATTTTGAGGGGCTTCTCATTATTACTTGACGTTGCCTTCCCTGTTGCTCGGGGTTACTCAGGAGGGAGTTGTGCTCTGTCTTCCCTCAGCAGGCAGTTTTTCTGAGGGTGGTTGAGCCTCACGGTGGTCTCCCCAACCTGCTGTCTCCTGTACACAGAGGTACCCTTGCAGCTCAGTTGTCTTCCAGCTCTCCTTCCTCAAGGGTCTGTGTCTGTCACCAGCCACATGAAGCACATTGGCATTGGCACACCATGAGCACAGAGTAATGTGTAGCTCTTCCAGGGTGCGGTGTGTAGGGCAGAGGTGTGGAGCCTCATTCCCAGGCTGAGCTGGGAGCTCCTGTGTTGTGCTGTCATTGATGCTGGGAGGACTTGCCTTGGTGGGCACTGCACACAGCATCCATGGGACATGCTGCCTGCCTGTTTTTCAGAGGATGAGGGTTTTATTTCCAAGTTAAGGGGAGGTAGAAGACTCTTGGGTTCCACACCTCTTGGTCACATTAATTAGCTAGCTGTTTCCTTGTATAGGGAAGAAAGTCTACATTTGTTCCCAGACATGGGGCTCTTCCTGAGAATTCGGTGTAGAGAAAAGCAGGTCACCTGCATCCAGAATTGTAATCTTTCGTGTCTCTTACACCTTGTCTTAAGTAGATTCCAAGCAAGTGTGTTCTGAGGCCAGGGTGGATGAGCAGTGTCGGGAGCTCTACGCTCATGGTGATTGATTCATATTGAGGGAGGGTTTAATAGCGCAGCCCGGCCTGCAGCAGAGACATCACTCACCATGCAGAAAGAGCCAAAAGCCTCATGCTAGAGAACAGGGAGCCTTGGTGTGGGATTCTTGGGAAAATGACtgcctttttcctcctctttctataGGCAGAACAGTACCAAAAGAAGAATCGGAAGATGCTTGtgattttaatattatttgtcaTCATCATTGTCCTCATTGTTGTCCTCGTCGGTGTGAAGTCTCGCTAGTGGTGCTGGGTTCTCATGCGTGCTGCTGTGGATTCCCATTCCCGGTGTGAGGGCTCAGCCTCGGCCCTTGCCCCACCACTGCCGCCCCCACTGCTGTCTGCAGAGTGCAGCTGCAGGCCTCGGCCTTGGGCAGCAGAGGGACCTTCCTGTGGATGCCTCCTTGCTGCCCTGCTTAGGTGCAGGCATGGGCCTGTGTTTTTCATCATCGTCAGGCATATAAGGACCTTGATGCTGTTGCAGAATGGAGATTGATTGGTTCTGTGAtcggttataatatatatatatatatatatttttttttttttttttttttaagaaagtgaaaacatgTTGAAAGTTTACAGGCACTGCCGAAGCTGTTCAGTGTTATGTGTATATGCTATTTTTTTAGCAGTCATGTCTGAGCAgcatgttaaaataatttttggaaaaattttttttaaaccatctgGTTTTTAAGAAGTTTGGTACCAAAAATTTATGAGTAGAGGCAAAAATGCCTCTTCATCTTTCTCTATATTTTCCGGTTGAAAACAAACCAAGAAGTCCTTTTAGAATTTGTGATCCGTTCCCCATTAACTTCATTTAGCTTTTCCATTGCTGTTACTGATCAGAGTAACGAAGTGTAAATAGTGAGAAGCCATCATTGACGTTAAACTGACACGTTTGGATGGGCCAGTGAAAACCGCTTCATAAGTTTAAATTAATTGTAAATAGAATattcctaatttaaaatttttgcactGCATTTTCTACTGTAAACCAAAAGGGTTACTAAGCAAAACCACCTAAATTTGAAAGTTGGTGATTTGAACCAAACTCACATTAAAAGGAAGCTTAGCAGTGACACTAAAGTCATCAGATTCAGCCAGTGTGTCCCCCGGTTGTCCCTAGCTACCTTTACTCAATCCATTACTTATGTAGTAACCACATAATGATCTGTTCAAACCAGACTCCATTTAATGAGCTGTGAACTTACATAGAGGCCATTTTAAATGGGTCACCCCATTTAGGATTAGTGGACCTCAAATTATTAACCAAACATCACTCCATTTCAAGGTAAAATATCTACCAGTGAGTTGATTTATTGGCTCTCCTGCTGCCACTTAACAATGTCCAGAAAGTCGGCATATTCTGGAGAATTGGGAAAATCTTCCGTAGGAAACACCTTGTTTGTGTGAGCATGGACCAGATCAGATCGCCAAAGTGGAATTTTACCCTTTACCCTTCCCCATTCTCACTATGGTGCTTGAAGAAGCTCCTGGAACAGGAGCGATGTGCAAATGA from Castor canadensis chromosome 5, mCasCan1.hap1v2, whole genome shotgun sequence encodes the following:
- the Stx16 gene encoding syntaxin-16 isoform X4; amino-acid sequence: MATRRLTDAFLLLRNNSIQNRQLLAEQLADDRMALVSGISLDPEAAIGVTKRSPPKWVDGVDEIQYDVGRIKQKMKELASLHDKHLNRPTLDDSSEEEHAIEITTQEITQLFHRCQRAVQALPSRAHRACSEQEERLLRNVVASLAQALQELSTSFRHAQSGYLKRMKNREERAQHFFDTSVPLMDDGDDNTLCDRGFTDDQLALVEQSTLMVEEREREIRQIVQSISDLNEIFRDLGTMIVEQGTVLDRIDYNVEQSCIKTEDGLKQLHKAEQYQKKNRKMLVILILFVIIIVLIVVLVGVKSR
- the Stx16 gene encoding syntaxin-16 isoform X1: MATRRLTDAFLLLRNNSIQNRQLLAEQVSSHTTSSPLHSRSIAAELDELADDRMALVSGISLDPEAAIGVTKRSPPKWVDGVDEIQYDVGRIKQKMKELASLHDKHLNRPTLDDSSEEEHAIEITTQEITQLFHRCQRAVQALPSRAHRACSEQEERLLRNVVASLAQALQELSTSFRHAQSGYLKRMKNREERAQHFFDTSVPLMDDGDDNTLCDRGFTDDQLALVEQSTLMVEEREREIRQIVQSISDLNEIFRDLGTMIVEQGTVLDRIDYNVEQSCIKTEDGLKQLHKAEQYQKKNRKMLVILILFVIIIVLIVVLVGVKSR
- the Stx16 gene encoding syntaxin-16 isoform X5, giving the protein MALVSGISLDPEAAIGVTKRSPPKWVDGVDEIQYDVGRIKQKMKELASLHDKHLNRPTLDDSSEEEHAIEITTQEITQLFHRCQRAVQALPSRAHRACSEQEERLLRNVVASLAQALQELSTSFRHAQSGYLKRMKNREERAQHFFDTSVPLMDDGDDNTLCDRGFTDDQLALVEQSTLMVEEREREIRQIVQSISDLNEIFRDLGTMIVEQGTVLDRIDYNVEQSCIKTEDGLKQLHKAEQYQKKNRKMLVILILFVIIIVLIVVLVGVKSR
- the Stx16 gene encoding syntaxin-16 isoform X2, which codes for MATRRLTDAFLLLRNNSIQNRQLLAEQVSSHTTSSPLHSRSIAALADDRMALVSGISLDPEAAIGVTKRSPPKWVDGVDEIQYDVGRIKQKMKELASLHDKHLNRPTLDDSSEEEHAIEITTQEITQLFHRCQRAVQALPSRAHRACSEQEERLLRNVVASLAQALQELSTSFRHAQSGYLKRMKNREERAQHFFDTSVPLMDDGDDNTLCDRGFTDDQLALVEQSTLMVEEREREIRQIVQSISDLNEIFRDLGTMIVEQGTVLDRIDYNVEQSCIKTEDGLKQLHKAEQYQKKNRKMLVILILFVIIIVLIVVLVGVKSR
- the Stx16 gene encoding syntaxin-16 isoform X3 yields the protein MATRRLTDAFLLLRNNSIQNRQLLAEQELDELADDRMALVSGISLDPEAAIGVTKRSPPKWVDGVDEIQYDVGRIKQKMKELASLHDKHLNRPTLDDSSEEEHAIEITTQEITQLFHRCQRAVQALPSRAHRACSEQEERLLRNVVASLAQALQELSTSFRHAQSGYLKRMKNREERAQHFFDTSVPLMDDGDDNTLCDRGFTDDQLALVEQSTLMVEEREREIRQIVQSISDLNEIFRDLGTMIVEQGTVLDRIDYNVEQSCIKTEDGLKQLHKAEQYQKKNRKMLVILILFVIIIVLIVVLVGVKSR